A window of the Virgibacillus pantothenticus genome harbors these coding sequences:
- a CDS encoding ABC transporter permease — MTRIIWREIVRDKVALISFIFIITITGFVYGISLFLDQSEIVKVDLFAINQPPSSEFWLGTDYGGRDIFGQLIIGTRNSLSIGFLVTLMTGIIGVTYGLASGYFGGTVDNIMMRIVDFFLILPFLMIVIVFVAIVPEYSIWTFSLIMTAFLWMGIARLIRSKALQERELDYAQASKTLGTPHWKIMFFQVLPNLSSLIIVTMTLNLAANIGLESGLSFLGFGFPEDTPSLGTLLGYARNPQTLELRWWIWVPAAIMVFLLMLAVRNVGEALKRATDARQRRG; from the coding sequence ATGACGAGAATCATTTGGCGAGAAATTGTTCGAGATAAAGTTGCGCTTATATCATTTATTTTTATCATTACCATTACCGGTTTTGTTTATGGAATTTCATTATTTTTAGATCAGTCAGAAATTGTAAAAGTAGACTTATTTGCGATTAATCAGCCACCGTCTAGTGAGTTTTGGTTAGGTACAGATTACGGAGGCAGAGATATATTTGGCCAATTAATTATCGGAACACGTAACTCATTGTCCATTGGATTTTTAGTGACACTTATGACAGGTATCATTGGGGTTACTTATGGATTAGCATCAGGTTATTTTGGTGGTACCGTAGATAATATTATGATGCGTATCGTTGATTTCTTTTTGATTTTACCATTCTTAATGATTGTTATTGTATTTGTGGCGATTGTACCGGAGTATAGCATATGGACATTTTCACTGATTATGACAGCTTTTCTCTGGATGGGGATTGCCCGCTTAATTCGTTCGAAGGCATTGCAGGAGCGAGAGCTGGATTATGCGCAAGCCTCGAAAACGCTAGGGACTCCGCATTGGAAGATTATGTTTTTCCAAGTTTTGCCTAATTTGAGTTCATTAATTATCGTAACGATGACATTGAATTTGGCTGCTAATATAGGCTTGGAATCTGGGTTATCCTTTTTAGGGTTTGGGTTTCCCGAAGATACCCCAAGTCTAGGTACACTGCTTGGATACGCAAGAAATCCACAAACATTGGAACTAAGATGGTGGATTTGGGTACCTGCAGCTATTATGGTGTTCTTATTGATGTTAGCTGTCCGAAATGTAGGAGAAGCACTTAAACGTGCAACAGATGCAAGACAACGAAGAGGATAA
- the opp4B gene encoding oligopeptide ABC transporter permease, with product MWKFIVRRLLITMPQIVLLSILVFIMAQLMPGDALSGLIDPNIDPAAIEEQREKLGLNDPWYVQYTDWVTSALQGDLGQSFRFKMPVSELIGQRLVNTFWLSLVTLIITYLIAIPLGITSGRYNDTLRDQLINGYTYIGFATPLFIFALVMLWAFGYGLGWFPTGGSVEPGLEPGSFAYIMSKVNHLLLPAISMALITTVNTVQYLRSEIIDTKQKDFVLTARAKGASESRVYRRHIFRNSLLPIAAYFGFEITGLIGGTVFIETIFSYPGMGLLFMESVLQRDYSVVTSVVLLFGIASILGALLSDIILSLVDPRIRIK from the coding sequence ATGTGGAAATTTATTGTTAGACGGCTGTTAATTACCATGCCACAAATTGTTTTACTAAGTATTTTAGTATTTATTATGGCACAGCTTATGCCAGGAGACGCACTATCTGGTTTAATTGATCCGAATATTGATCCAGCAGCAATTGAAGAACAACGGGAGAAACTTGGCTTAAACGATCCTTGGTATGTGCAATATACAGATTGGGTAACCTCAGCTTTACAAGGTGATTTGGGACAATCCTTTCGCTTTAAGATGCCAGTATCTGAATTAATTGGACAAAGGCTCGTAAATACGTTTTGGTTATCGTTAGTAACATTGATCATTACATATCTGATTGCTATTCCTTTAGGTATTACGAGTGGACGTTACAATGATACATTACGTGATCAATTGATCAATGGCTATACGTATATTGGTTTTGCGACTCCATTATTTATCTTTGCCTTAGTTATGTTATGGGCTTTTGGCTATGGTCTAGGATGGTTCCCAACCGGCGGAAGCGTAGAGCCGGGATTAGAACCAGGATCATTTGCGTATATAATGAGCAAAGTGAATCATTTACTATTGCCTGCCATATCGATGGCATTAATAACTACAGTAAATACGGTGCAGTATTTGCGAAGTGAAATTATTGATACGAAACAGAAGGACTTTGTTCTTACTGCAAGAGCTAAAGGGGCTTCCGAGTCACGCGTTTATCGTCGTCACATATTCCGAAATTCATTATTACCGATTGCAGCCTATTTTGGTTTTGAAATTACCGGTCTTATTGGCGGAACCGTATTTATTGAAACTATTTTCAGCTACCCGGGAATGGGATTGTTATTTATGGAATCTGTGTTGCAGCGAGATTACAGTGTGGTAACATCTGTTGTCTTGTTATTCGGAATCGCATCGATTCTAGGGGCTTTACTATCAGATATTATTTTAAGTCTCGTAGATCCGCGAATTCGAATTAAATAA
- a CDS encoding ABC transporter ATP-binding protein, producing the protein MALLEVDKLKVHFPIRGGILNRKIDAVKAVDGVSFSIERGKTYGLVGESGSGKTTTGKAIIGLNSITSGSVKFDGIDLAGFNSKKTSLRKDIQMIFQDPYSSLNGKKRVLDIIAEPLRNFEKLSKAEEKKRVQELLERVGLSPESILKYPHQFSGGQRQRIGIARAIALKPKLIIADEPVSALDVSVQAQVLNFMQDIQKDLNLTYLFISHDLGIVKHMCDDIGIMYKGRFVEEGTKEDIFNHPQHIYTKRLVAAIPDIDPVNRQQKKVYREEVEKEYHSNYNEYFDHEGLAYQLRHISDSHLVALPQKG; encoded by the coding sequence ATGGCACTTCTTGAGGTAGATAAATTAAAGGTACATTTCCCCATTCGAGGGGGAATTCTAAATCGTAAAATTGATGCGGTGAAAGCTGTTGACGGGGTTTCTTTTTCCATAGAAAGAGGAAAAACGTATGGGCTTGTGGGAGAGTCTGGATCTGGAAAAACAACCACAGGTAAAGCGATTATCGGTTTGAATAGTATCACTTCTGGAAGTGTGAAGTTTGACGGAATTGATTTAGCAGGTTTTAATTCCAAAAAAACAAGTTTGCGTAAAGATATTCAAATGATTTTCCAAGATCCATATTCCTCTTTAAATGGAAAAAAGCGCGTGTTGGATATTATCGCAGAGCCATTACGAAATTTTGAAAAATTATCTAAAGCAGAAGAGAAAAAGCGTGTGCAAGAATTGCTTGAACGAGTGGGATTAAGTCCAGAGAGTATTTTAAAATACCCACATCAATTTTCTGGTGGACAGCGGCAGCGAATCGGGATTGCAAGGGCAATCGCCTTAAAGCCAAAATTAATTATCGCCGATGAACCTGTTTCCGCACTTGATGTGTCTGTTCAGGCGCAAGTACTTAATTTTATGCAAGATATTCAGAAGGATTTGAATTTAACGTACTTATTTATAAGCCATGATTTAGGTATTGTAAAGCATATGTGTGACGATATAGGAATTATGTATAAAGGGCGCTTTGTGGAAGAAGGTACGAAAGAAGATATTTTTAACCACCCGCAACATATATATACGAAGCGCCTTGTAGCGGCAATACCAGATATCGATCCGGTTAACCGTCAACAGAAGAAAGTATACCGAGAAGAAGTAGAAAAAGAGTATCATAGTAATTATAATGAATATTTTGATCATGAAGGGTTAGCGTATCAATTACGCCATATATCGGATTCACATTTAGTAGCTTTACCGCAGAAAGGTTGA
- a CDS encoding ABC transporter ATP-binding protein yields the protein MSTSLLKIQNLKTSFRIKDDYYAAVDDVSLTVHKNETLAIVGESGSGKSALAFSIMGLHTRAKMEGNIYVKGQDIVNLPPGKLNKLRGNDMAMIFQDPLTALNPLMTVEDQIGEALLLHNRQLSKQKRKEQVVHLLNQVGIPRPEYTCEQYPHQLSGGMRQRVMIAIAIANKPELLIADEPTTALDVTIQAQILGLMNDLKEQMNTGVILITHDLGVVAETADRVAVMYAGQIVEIADVYTLFKNPLHPYTRSLLNSIPAEDSVHDKLHVIQGIVPSLQNLPRQGCRFKARIPWISDEAHEENPELHEVEPGHFVRCTCYQQFYFPEETIEEESTHGTS from the coding sequence ATGAGTACCAGCTTATTGAAAATCCAAAATTTAAAAACATCTTTTCGAATAAAAGATGATTATTATGCCGCTGTGGATGATGTTTCTTTAACTGTTCATAAGAATGAGACATTGGCAATTGTTGGTGAGTCAGGTTCTGGTAAAAGTGCATTAGCGTTCTCAATCATGGGGCTACATACTCGGGCCAAAATGGAAGGAAACATTTATGTGAAAGGTCAGGACATTGTAAATTTGCCTCCAGGAAAGTTGAACAAGCTGCGGGGGAATGATATGGCGATGATCTTCCAGGATCCGTTGACGGCGTTAAATCCGTTGATGACAGTAGAAGATCAGATTGGTGAAGCTTTATTATTACATAATCGACAATTATCCAAACAAAAGCGAAAAGAGCAGGTTGTTCACCTGCTAAATCAAGTTGGTATACCGCGTCCAGAGTATACTTGTGAACAGTATCCGCATCAGTTATCCGGTGGAATGAGACAACGGGTGATGATTGCAATTGCTATCGCCAATAAACCAGAACTTCTCATTGCCGATGAGCCGACTACAGCACTGGATGTAACCATTCAAGCACAAATACTTGGCTTAATGAATGATTTGAAAGAACAGATGAATACAGGCGTTATATTAATTACTCACGATTTAGGCGTCGTGGCTGAGACGGCAGATCGAGTAGCGGTTATGTATGCAGGACAAATTGTAGAAATTGCAGATGTGTATACACTATTTAAAAATCCGCTGCATCCTTATACGAGATCATTATTAAATTCCATTCCAGCTGAAGACAGTGTGCATGATAAGCTTCATGTGATTCAAGGAATCGTTCCTTCGTTACAAAATCTTCCGCGACAAGGCTGCCGTTTTAAAGCACGAATTCCTTGGATTAGCGATGAAGCACATGAAGAAAATCCCGAGTTGCACGAGGTAGAACCGGGGCATTTCGTACGCTGTACCTGTTACCAACAATTTTATTTCCCTGAAGAAACAATAGAGGAGGAATCAACCCATGGCACTTCTTGA
- the rfbA gene encoding glucose-1-phosphate thymidylyltransferase RfbA: MKGIILAGGSGTRLSPSTDSINKHLLAVYDKPMIYYPLSVLMLAGIKEIMIISTPEDQPRFTTLLGDGSALGISLHYKVQSNPDGIPEALTIAEDFIGKEHIALILGDNIFFGQGFTMLLRNAMKHHRHATIFGCRVKDPRRFGVVEFNQQQKAISIEEKPLQPKSDFAVTGLYIYDHRAVQLAKNLQPSKRGELEITDLNRLYLQQGRLDVQLLGRGFAWMDAGTHDALFEAAEFVKITQQRQGFKIACLEEIAYYLGYISRDVLINKGKEMHKNDYGAYLLDIAHRKHTNPYWDEMVTHSILGLVK; encoded by the coding sequence ATGAAAGGAATTATTTTAGCTGGTGGAAGCGGTACAAGGTTATCACCGAGTACGGACAGTATTAACAAACATTTATTAGCCGTCTATGATAAGCCAATGATTTATTATCCACTCTCTGTGCTTATGCTCGCTGGTATTAAAGAAATTATGATTATTAGTACTCCTGAAGATCAACCGAGATTCACTACTTTATTAGGAGACGGATCAGCACTTGGTATTTCTCTTCACTACAAAGTACAAAGCAACCCAGACGGAATACCTGAAGCATTAACGATTGCCGAAGACTTTATCGGCAAGGAGCATATCGCTTTAATCCTTGGGGATAATATTTTTTTTGGACAAGGATTTACAATGCTTCTTCGCAACGCAATGAAGCATCATCGACATGCAACCATATTTGGCTGTCGAGTGAAAGACCCAAGGCGATTTGGAGTAGTGGAATTTAATCAACAACAAAAAGCTATCTCTATAGAAGAAAAGCCTTTACAGCCTAAATCAGATTTCGCTGTAACCGGTTTATATATCTATGATCATCGTGCTGTTCAATTAGCTAAAAATTTGCAGCCTTCCAAACGAGGTGAGCTCGAAATTACGGATTTAAATCGTCTCTACTTACAACAAGGAAGATTAGATGTCCAGCTACTAGGAAGAGGATTTGCATGGATGGATGCTGGAACACATGATGCTTTATTTGAGGCTGCTGAGTTCGTAAAAATAACTCAACAGCGGCAAGGATTCAAAATTGCCTGCTTAGAGGAGATCGCCTATTATTTAGGATATATCTCTAGAGATGTACTCATTAATAAAGGAAAAGAAATGCATAAAAATGATTATGGCGCTTATTTACTAGATATTGCACATCGCAAGCATACGAATCCTTATTGGGATGAGATGGTAACACATTCCATACTGGGGCTGGTGAAATAA
- the rfbB gene encoding dTDP-glucose 4,6-dehydratase, with protein MKNRRTVLVTGGAGFIGSNFIPYFLNKHPDYQVINLDKLTYAGSKEHLIEVKDLPNYQFVHGDITDHQLVQSIFESNDIDGVIHFAAESHVDRSIADATQFVHSNVLGTMVLLQAAKQDWEQKNELQTRRFHHISTDEVYGSLGFKGKFSESTPYQPRNPYSASKAGADMLVNSFGYTYGMNIVISHSSNNFGPKQNQEKLIPTIIYRALHGEPIPIYGDGSHIRDWLYVKDHCEAIDRVYHDGSALESYNIGGGNEYNNTMIAQKICSILDNQLPELTNKYELASFTDLITYVNDRPGHDQRYALNDEKIRTELGWKPTGTFDKKLQQTVESYVNKWLKTTLS; from the coding sequence ATGAAAAACAGGCGAACGGTTTTAGTAACTGGTGGAGCAGGCTTTATTGGCAGTAATTTTATCCCTTATTTCTTGAATAAACATCCAGACTATCAAGTTATTAATCTCGATAAATTAACGTATGCAGGGAGCAAAGAACATTTAATAGAAGTTAAGGATTTACCAAATTACCAGTTTGTTCATGGCGATATAACGGATCACCAACTCGTACAGTCGATTTTTGAAAGCAATGATATTGATGGGGTAATTCATTTTGCAGCAGAATCACATGTAGATCGTTCAATTGCTGATGCGACGCAGTTTGTTCATTCAAATGTATTAGGGACGATGGTTTTACTACAAGCTGCAAAACAAGATTGGGAACAAAAAAACGAGCTGCAAACAAGGAGGTTTCACCATATTTCTACAGATGAAGTTTACGGCTCACTAGGCTTTAAAGGGAAATTCAGCGAATCAACACCATACCAACCACGCAACCCGTATAGTGCTTCCAAAGCGGGAGCTGACATGCTTGTTAACAGTTTTGGTTACACATATGGGATGAACATTGTCATAAGCCATTCTTCTAATAACTTCGGTCCGAAACAGAACCAAGAAAAGCTGATTCCGACTATTATTTATCGTGCTTTACATGGCGAACCGATTCCTATTTATGGAGATGGCAGTCATATTCGCGACTGGTTATATGTGAAGGATCATTGCGAGGCGATTGATCGAGTTTATCACGATGGAAGTGCACTTGAATCCTATAACATTGGCGGCGGAAATGAGTATAACAATACAATGATTGCCCAAAAAATTTGTTCCATTTTAGACAATCAATTGCCTGAATTAACAAATAAATACGAACTAGCATCGTTTACAGACTTAATTACTTATGTAAATGATCGTCCTGGTCATGACCAGCGCTATGCTCTGAATGACGAAAAAATTAGAACTGAACTAGGATGGAAACCAACAGGAACGTTTGACAAGAAGCTGCAACAAACTGTAGAAAGCTATGTAAACAAATGGTTAAAAACGACTCTATCCTAA
- a CDS encoding glycosyltransferase family 2 protein, with protein sequence MVKNDSILISIVIPVYGCARNLEELCQRIIETIHTIAAKYEIILVNDASPDLAWETIVTLNLTNHCIKGINLARNFGQHHAITAGLDYANGDWVVVMDCDLQDKPEEIIRLFQKSQEGYAVVFGKRVTRQDHWWKKKTSQIFYRVYDYFTGTTSDHTIANFCIISKKVVHGFRQMREQHRFFPLFLQWMGYPTASIAIDHDARKQGKSSYSLKKLITLATDTIIAQSNKPLRLSIQFGFLISSASFIYGLYLFIRYFFLEQPVAGWTSVMVSIYFIGGLIFFNFGILGLYIGKVFNEIKGRPLYLIRETTDDSQKA encoded by the coding sequence ATGGTTAAAAACGACTCTATCCTAATTTCTATCGTCATTCCGGTATATGGTTGTGCGAGAAATTTAGAGGAACTTTGTCAAAGGATTATTGAAACTATTCATACAATTGCAGCGAAATATGAAATTATTCTTGTCAATGATGCAAGTCCTGATCTTGCGTGGGAAACGATTGTTACATTGAATCTTACTAATCATTGCATTAAAGGTATTAATTTAGCTCGTAATTTTGGGCAACATCATGCAATAACAGCTGGCCTTGATTATGCAAACGGGGATTGGGTTGTGGTCATGGATTGCGATCTGCAAGATAAGCCAGAAGAAATTATCCGTCTATTTCAAAAAAGTCAAGAAGGGTATGCCGTTGTATTTGGCAAACGGGTAACCCGTCAAGATCATTGGTGGAAGAAAAAAACGTCGCAAATATTTTATCGTGTTTATGATTACTTTACCGGAACGACTTCCGACCATACCATCGCTAATTTCTGTATCATTTCCAAAAAAGTCGTTCATGGCTTTCGACAAATGCGAGAGCAACATCGTTTTTTCCCACTATTTTTACAATGGATGGGGTATCCAACAGCTTCCATTGCCATCGATCATGATGCTAGAAAACAAGGTAAATCTTCGTATAGCTTGAAGAAGTTAATTACGTTGGCAACAGATACGATCATCGCCCAATCGAATAAGCCTTTACGACTTTCCATTCAATTTGGTTTTCTAATTTCATCGGCTTCCTTTATCTACGGTCTATATTTGTTTATCCGTTATTTTTTCTTGGAACAACCTGTAGCAGGCTGGACTAGCGTGATGGTATCTATTTATTTTATTGGTGGGCTGATCTTTTTCAATTTCGGAATCCTAGGTCTGTACATTGGAAAAGTCTTTAATGAAATTAAAGGACGGCCACTATACCTCATCCGTGAAACAACAGATGATAGCCAAAAAGCGTAA
- a CDS encoding GNAT family N-acetyltransferase, whose translation MTTYLQPTPWDERNFQINTFELTSSSEVALRQTDNIRGHFTLKIDPTQNTELLYKYGFYYTDTLMKPFCRKDQLVLAKDEAFSLSDDYDIAQITHIAGNAFHHSRFHRDFNVPDWMVNKRFQNWVLDLAKVNNIITLYYEKQLAGFFAFDQNNVTLLAIDTPYQGRGLAKPFTSHCVKHLFSLGDYEHVTTSVSASNFPSLNVFISIGFRIGGAIDVYHKCNVAPLSAGDW comes from the coding sequence ATGACAACTTATTTACAGCCTACTCCGTGGGATGAACGGAACTTTCAAATCAATACGTTCGAGCTAACCTCTTCCTCCGAAGTAGCATTACGGCAAACCGACAACATACGTGGACATTTTACATTAAAAATAGACCCGACTCAAAATACTGAATTATTGTATAAATATGGATTTTATTATACAGATACGTTAATGAAACCTTTCTGTAGAAAAGACCAATTAGTTCTTGCTAAGGATGAGGCCTTTTCTCTTAGTGATGATTATGATATAGCGCAGATTACACATATTGCTGGCAACGCCTTTCATCATAGCCGTTTCCACCGTGATTTTAACGTTCCTGACTGGATGGTAAACAAACGATTTCAAAACTGGGTATTGGACTTGGCAAAGGTCAACAACATTATTACATTGTATTACGAGAAACAGCTTGCTGGCTTTTTTGCGTTTGATCAAAACAATGTTACGCTTTTAGCTATTGATACGCCTTATCAAGGAAGAGGGTTAGCAAAACCGTTTACCAGTCATTGTGTTAAACATCTGTTTTCTCTTGGTGATTATGAACATGTTACCACATCGGTGTCAGCATCAAATTTCCCTTCGTTGAATGTGTTTATCTCGATTGGATTTCGTATAGGCGGAGCAATAGATGTCTATCACAAATGCAATGTGGCACCCCTGTCGGCAGGAGACTGGTAA
- a CDS encoding EamA family transporter has protein sequence MGYIYILGTIGFTVYGQLILKWKINQYGALPDAFWKKMMFLLQLLLNPWILSGLFAACLAALCWMAAMTKFDISYAYPFMSLSFILVFILSVLLFNEPISTQKVIGFSLIIIGIIIMR, from the coding sequence ATGGGTTATATTTATATTTTAGGAACGATTGGTTTTACCGTTTATGGTCAGCTTATTTTAAAGTGGAAAATCAACCAATATGGAGCGCTTCCTGATGCTTTTTGGAAGAAAATGATGTTTTTACTGCAGCTACTGTTGAATCCTTGGATCTTATCCGGTCTGTTCGCTGCATGCCTGGCAGCTCTTTGCTGGATGGCGGCTATGACCAAGTTTGATATTAGTTATGCATATCCTTTTATGAGTTTATCTTTTATCCTAGTATTTATTCTTTCTGTTTTATTATTCAATGAGCCTATTTCGACGCAAAAAGTAATCGGCTTTTCACTTATCATAATTGGAATTATTATAATGAGGTGA
- the rffA gene encoding dTDP-4-amino-4,6-dideoxygalactose transaminase, with product MIPFNKPCVVESEIDVLTEVLHENKLSGNGIYGKRCSHWLEYNLACERVLLTPSCTAALEMTALLMNISEGDEVIMPSYTFVSTANAYTLRGATVRFVDIDPLTMNIDPQAIEAAISKQTKAVVVVHYAGVSCDMDAIQELTAAYNLWLIEDAAQALMSTYKGKALGTIGHMGTISFHDTKNITCGEGGALLINDPSLMERAEIIQEKGTNRSQFIRGEVDKYTWRDVGSSYVLSELNAAYLFVQLNHAREITANRLTSWGLYDKELKQLQSINAIELPVIPKNGSHNAHMFFIKTTNEHDRNRLMAYLKERDIITASHYVPLHSAYAGAIYGSFIGTDQYTTRESKRLLRLPLYYRIGERAIHHVTSQIQEFFQP from the coding sequence ATGATTCCGTTTAACAAACCTTGTGTAGTAGAATCAGAGATAGATGTATTAACCGAGGTGTTGCATGAGAATAAATTATCTGGAAATGGTATTTACGGTAAACGATGTTCCCATTGGTTGGAATACAACCTCGCATGCGAAAGAGTGTTATTGACTCCTTCTTGCACAGCTGCGTTGGAAATGACTGCTTTATTGATGAATATATCTGAAGGAGATGAAGTAATCATGCCTTCCTATACGTTTGTTTCCACCGCCAATGCCTATACACTACGAGGAGCAACGGTTCGTTTTGTCGACATAGATCCACTCACCATGAACATAGACCCTCAAGCTATTGAAGCAGCTATTTCCAAACAAACAAAGGCTGTTGTCGTTGTCCATTATGCTGGTGTAAGCTGCGATATGGATGCAATACAAGAACTAACCGCAGCATATAATTTGTGGCTTATAGAAGATGCAGCCCAGGCACTGATGAGTACATATAAAGGTAAAGCGCTTGGTACTATTGGCCATATGGGGACAATTAGCTTCCACGATACAAAAAATATTACCTGTGGCGAAGGAGGAGCATTACTTATTAACGATCCCTCCCTTATGGAACGCGCAGAAATCATCCAGGAGAAAGGGACGAATCGTTCACAATTTATCCGTGGTGAGGTAGATAAATATACGTGGCGAGACGTTGGCTCCTCCTATGTTTTAAGTGAACTAAATGCCGCTTATCTATTTGTCCAATTAAACCATGCAAGAGAAATAACTGCTAATCGGCTGACAAGCTGGGGCCTGTACGATAAAGAATTAAAGCAGTTACAGTCCATAAATGCTATAGAGTTACCAGTGATTCCAAAGAATGGGTCACATAATGCACATATGTTTTTTATCAAGACTACAAATGAGCATGACAGAAATAGATTAATGGCCTATTTAAAAGAGCGCGATATTATTACAGCCAGCCACTATGTACCACTACATAGTGCTTATGCAGGAGCTATTTATGGTAGTTTTATAGGTACGGATCAATATACGACGAGAGAGAGTAAGCGATTATTGCGTTTACCACTTTATTATCGGATAGGAGAAAGGGCGATACATCATGTCACTAGTCAAATACAGGAGTTTTTCCAACCATAA